The following proteins are co-located in the Polymorphospora rubra genome:
- a CDS encoding right-handed parallel beta-helix repeat-containing protein has product MARTLTVSAQQPGAFPSITDALEVAQDGAVISIEPGVYAEALRMSGRRLTLAAREPGTVTVDATGHGAPGISCTGGEVTLSGLVVSAGDYPAVHAARCELRIDGCELRAGYAAGANVTDGSRLQATGLRVTKGQYGIVVDDSGGTLDQCEVRGVSDDGIIVRLGADPTIRNSTVADCGYRGVYVYQAARPVIERCDISGTGDAGVSVASQSAPTIAESWIHDTRGVGIAFGRGCTGLVDGCRIEQTAAPAIRIDEGAAPVVREPAEPAGAAPVAGAKAGDGAVRQDTEKMDALLAELDSMIGLPGVKAEVRSLIDELQVNEWRRDAGLAVGSASHHLIFTGAPGTGKTTVARIYGQLLKALGVLPNGQFREVARRDLVGQYIGHTAEKTTSVFEEALGGVLFIDEAYTLSRAGGANADFGQEAIDTLVKLMEDHRDRVAVIVAGYTHEMSDFLDANSGLASRFAKTLEFENYSPEQLVMIVSRIAGNDDYLLADGLDDGLLEWFGQIDRDRNFGNAREARKLLEGMRKAQSGRLRALGRRPTRDDLRTLTLEDLLAATG; this is encoded by the coding sequence ATGGCACGCACACTGACCGTCTCTGCACAGCAGCCGGGAGCCTTCCCGTCGATCACCGACGCGCTCGAGGTGGCGCAGGACGGCGCCGTCATCTCGATCGAGCCGGGCGTCTACGCCGAGGCGCTGCGGATGTCCGGCCGGCGGCTCACCCTGGCGGCCCGCGAACCGGGCACGGTGACCGTCGACGCCACCGGCCACGGCGCCCCCGGCATCAGCTGTACCGGGGGCGAGGTCACCCTGAGCGGGCTGGTGGTGTCCGCCGGTGACTACCCCGCGGTGCACGCGGCCCGCTGTGAGCTGCGGATCGACGGCTGCGAACTGCGGGCCGGCTACGCGGCCGGGGCCAACGTCACCGACGGTTCACGGTTGCAGGCCACCGGGCTCAGGGTCACCAAGGGCCAGTACGGCATCGTCGTCGACGACTCCGGCGGCACGCTCGACCAGTGCGAGGTACGCGGCGTCAGCGACGACGGCATCATCGTCCGGCTCGGCGCCGACCCGACCATCCGCAACAGCACGGTCGCCGACTGCGGCTACCGGGGCGTGTACGTCTACCAGGCCGCCCGCCCGGTGATCGAACGGTGCGACATCTCCGGCACCGGCGACGCCGGCGTCTCGGTGGCGTCGCAGAGCGCGCCGACGATCGCCGAGAGCTGGATCCACGACACCCGCGGCGTCGGGATCGCGTTCGGGCGGGGCTGCACCGGCCTCGTGGACGGCTGCCGGATCGAACAGACCGCGGCGCCGGCCATCCGGATCGACGAGGGTGCGGCGCCGGTGGTCCGCGAACCTGCGGAGCCGGCCGGCGCCGCGCCGGTGGCGGGCGCCAAGGCCGGTGACGGCGCGGTCCGGCAGGACACCGAGAAGATGGACGCCCTGCTCGCCGAACTCGACTCGATGATCGGCCTGCCGGGCGTCAAGGCCGAGGTGCGGTCACTCATCGACGAACTCCAGGTCAACGAGTGGCGGCGGGACGCCGGGCTGGCGGTCGGTTCGGCCAGTCACCACCTGATCTTCACGGGTGCCCCGGGCACCGGCAAGACGACGGTGGCCCGCATCTACGGGCAACTCCTCAAGGCGCTCGGCGTGCTGCCGAACGGGCAGTTCCGCGAGGTGGCCCGGCGTGACCTGGTCGGGCAGTACATCGGCCACACGGCGGAGAAGACGACCTCGGTGTTCGAGGAGGCGCTCGGCGGGGTGCTGTTCATCGACGAGGCGTACACCCTGTCACGGGCCGGTGGCGCGAACGCCGACTTCGGCCAGGAGGCGATCGACACGCTGGTGAAGCTGATGGAGGACCATCGCGACCGGGTGGCCGTCATCGTCGCCGGCTACACCCACGAGATGAGCGACTTCCTGGACGCCAACTCCGGTCTGGCCTCCCGGTTCGCCAAGACGCTGGAGTTCGAGAACTACAGCCCGGAACAACTCGTCATGATCGTCAGCCGGATCGCGGGCAACGACGACTACCTGCTCGCCGACGGCCTGGACGACGGCCTGCTGGAATGGTTCGGGCAGATCGACCGGGACCGCAACTTCGGCAACGCCCGCGAGGCCCGCAAGCTGCTCGAAGGCATGCGCAAGGCGCAGTCCGGCCGGCTCCGGGCGCTGGGGCGCCGCCCCACCCGCGACGACCTGCGCACCCTGACCCTGGAGGACCTGCTCGCCGCGACGGGGTGA
- a CDS encoding type VII secretion protein EccE, with protein MTAPSPSVRAVARVAPGAPAPSGPAEVPRPRRRPSHLGRVHLLQLLLVETAVVGTLAAATQGTVPAVATGVAGAAVVAVTLARRSGRWWLERWMMSVTQRRRRRNRPVPHGDPRVTALRHLAPGLTAQNVSVGDSSDIGVARDDAGWYACAAVSTGRRRKGDDRTLPLDQLVATLADTGQPGAVLQVVSLTVPAPGMDTPPASHAGQSYRQLLTGFGAVAVPAHRSIWITVRLDAQALAEAVVDEHGTALDDVPDLVAALLHRVTKTLRRAGYSAQPLDVDGLLDALTHSCDLETPTVPGTGGGEPREEWSRWHSRRLAHRTFWVRRWPASDQIGALLDAVATTPSAMSSVALILAPEPDGNGVDLRGLVRLAAPAPELNPVCLAANRAAELAGADLFPLDGEHNPAVYASAPTGGGAR; from the coding sequence ATGACCGCACCGTCACCGTCCGTCCGCGCCGTGGCCCGGGTCGCCCCGGGCGCACCGGCGCCGAGCGGCCCGGCCGAGGTGCCCCGCCCGCGCCGCCGCCCCAGCCACCTCGGTCGCGTACACCTGCTGCAACTGCTGCTCGTCGAGACGGCGGTCGTCGGCACGCTGGCCGCCGCCACCCAGGGCACGGTGCCGGCCGTGGCGACCGGTGTCGCCGGCGCCGCCGTCGTCGCGGTGACCCTGGCCCGCCGCAGCGGCCGGTGGTGGCTCGAACGGTGGATGATGTCGGTGACCCAGCGCCGGCGGCGGCGCAACCGGCCGGTCCCCCACGGCGACCCGCGGGTGACCGCACTGCGCCACCTCGCCCCCGGCCTGACCGCGCAGAACGTCTCCGTCGGCGACAGTTCCGACATCGGGGTCGCCCGCGACGACGCCGGCTGGTACGCCTGCGCGGCGGTGTCCACCGGCCGACGACGCAAGGGCGACGACCGCACGCTGCCACTGGACCAGCTCGTCGCGACGCTGGCCGACACCGGGCAGCCGGGGGCCGTCCTCCAGGTCGTCTCGCTCACCGTGCCCGCCCCGGGCATGGACACCCCGCCCGCCTCGCACGCCGGCCAGTCCTACCGGCAACTGCTGACCGGCTTCGGCGCGGTCGCCGTCCCCGCGCACCGTTCGATCTGGATCACCGTACGGCTCGACGCCCAGGCACTCGCCGAGGCGGTCGTCGACGAGCACGGGACGGCGCTCGACGACGTACCCGACCTTGTCGCGGCGCTGCTGCACCGGGTCACCAAGACGTTGCGGCGGGCCGGATACAGCGCCCAGCCGCTCGATGTCGACGGTCTGCTCGACGCGTTGACGCACTCGTGCGACCTGGAGACGCCGACCGTACCCGGAACCGGTGGCGGCGAGCCGCGCGAGGAATGGTCACGGTGGCACTCCCGCCGGCTGGCGCACCGTACGTTCTGGGTTCGCCGGTGGCCGGCGAGCGACCAGATCGGGGCGCTGCTCGACGCGGTGGCGACCACCCCGTCGGCGATGAGCAGCGTCGCGCTGATCCTGGCCCCCGAACCCGACGGCAACGGTGTCGACCTGCGCGGGCTCGTCCGGCTGGCGGCGCCGGCCCCCGAACTCAATCCGGTCTGCCTGGCCGCCAACCGGGCCGCCGAGCTGGCCGGTGCCGACCTGTTCCCGCTCGACGGCGAGCACAACCCGGCCGTGTACGCGTCCGCCCCGACCGGTGGAGGTGCCCGGTGA